Proteins encoded by one window of Nostoc sp. PCC 7120 = FACHB-418:
- a CDS encoding DUF1392 domain-containing protein → MNCVISALERNWYLSPPCDKKILPPEANLLERVYLKTTRTFGYCCGVEWHYDIWLYTVICNQEILRATKHQIIPLGHPQTTNLKKPAFGLGDRVMLRCLPHGTKQRLIVGIQLVNNSWCYAVEMMSPTLSQTLTTPNRFALVSERDLIRVLF, encoded by the coding sequence ATGAATTGTGTAATCTCTGCTCTCGAAAGAAATTGGTATCTCTCTCCTCCTTGTGATAAAAAGATTTTGCCTCCTGAAGCTAATTTGTTAGAAAGAGTGTACCTCAAAACTACTAGAACATTCGGCTATTGCTGTGGTGTTGAGTGGCATTACGATATCTGGCTATATACAGTTATCTGCAATCAAGAAATCTTACGCGCAACAAAGCATCAGATTATCCCTTTGGGACATCCTCAAACCACCAATTTGAAAAAACCTGCTTTTGGTTTGGGCGATCGCGTTATGCTGCGTTGTCTTCCTCACGGAACAAAGCAACGGCTCATTGTGGGAATTCAACTGGTAAATAATTCTTGGTGTTACGCCGTAGAAATGATGTCACCCACTTTGTCCCAAACTTTGACGACACCCAATCGCTTTGCGTTAGTTAGCGAACGAGATTTAATTCGAGTGCTTTTCTAA